From one Geoalkalibacter halelectricus genomic stretch:
- a CDS encoding ATP-binding protein, whose product MRKKAMGEPSHYAIKGLRKKILLSSVLYTLAALLLISALSIYPLYTWMRPAAEANLTHAAEIRALAVEEYLSRMVEITRQINSRTAARNYLADYSAGKLTLEQVSQFTTAILKDALEISTEAVSITRFDREGRTIAHIGKPLRPELDISLSSWYQQLKLMDLVAVEGQLFLAVKGPIRSTADRSVIGHDIVMFTTTSLQRILWQTTGLGTSGESWLARPVEESTVVFFPSHRATEEVYNLLMTDWPLQPAVTRAAKGKAGSMKIDRDHGYRKKAVAYTPVAGSNWVLLVSMSEQELMAPLYRQILMVAALVLTLTILGTLGMLALLRPMTGRVMVYTKELDKLNSELTQEVAEREKAEARLQRSQREWEKTFEAITDAVVIRDTQGRLLKMNQATQHLLGELAPGQSPEQGCRALFGFDKPASECLFCRMIETREAQCGEQRHETADRWFHIACYPLFDDDQTLWGGVLIAQDVSEQKKMERIKDEMISSVSHEMRTPLTAMLGFVEFMLENPVDREQQIDFLQTIHRETERLNELVSNFLDLQRLQAQLEAYQFREMDICALLHETAHLFKVASKKHQVSIQCPGQLPTVRVDENRLLQALKNLLSNAIKYSPAGGAVVIAARPEGDHLVVSVRDQGMGIPPHARERIFERFYRADDSSRPMPGGIGLGLSLVREVIKAHGGEVWVESEEGKGSKFYFSLPVVENKAEKEKDEG is encoded by the coding sequence ATGAGGAAGAAAGCCATGGGCGAGCCTTCGCATTATGCCATAAAGGGTCTGCGCAAAAAAATCCTTCTTTCCTCCGTTTTATATACCCTCGCCGCCCTGCTGCTCATCTCGGCCCTGAGTATCTATCCCCTTTATACCTGGATGCGCCCCGCGGCCGAGGCCAATCTCACCCACGCCGCGGAGATACGCGCGCTGGCCGTCGAGGAATATTTGTCGCGCATGGTGGAAATCACCCGCCAGATCAATTCACGCACCGCCGCCCGCAACTACCTGGCCGATTATTCGGCCGGCAAATTGACCCTGGAGCAAGTCAGCCAATTCACCACCGCAATCTTAAAGGATGCGCTCGAGATTTCTACCGAGGCGGTCAGCATCACCCGCTTCGACCGCGAGGGCCGGACCATCGCCCACATCGGAAAACCACTGCGACCCGAATTGGATATCTCCCTCTCGTCCTGGTACCAGCAGTTAAAGCTTATGGATTTGGTGGCCGTCGAGGGGCAACTGTTTCTGGCCGTCAAGGGTCCGATCCGAAGCACGGCTGATCGGTCCGTCATCGGCCACGATATCGTGATGTTCACGACCACCAGCCTGCAGCGCATCCTTTGGCAGACAACCGGACTGGGGACCAGCGGCGAAAGCTGGCTCGCACGCCCGGTTGAGGAGAGCACGGTGGTTTTTTTCCCCAGCCACCGCGCGACCGAAGAGGTCTACAACCTGTTGATGACGGATTGGCCTCTGCAGCCGGCGGTGACACGGGCCGCCAAGGGTAAAGCGGGAAGCATGAAGATCGACCGCGATCACGGATATCGCAAAAAGGCGGTCGCCTACACCCCGGTCGCGGGTTCGAACTGGGTGCTGCTCGTTTCCATGTCGGAGCAGGAATTGATGGCTCCCCTTTACCGGCAGATTCTTATGGTTGCCGCCCTGGTGCTGACTTTGACAATTCTGGGGACATTAGGCATGCTCGCCTTGCTACGCCCCATGACAGGCCGCGTCATGGTCTATACCAAGGAACTCGACAAGCTCAACAGCGAACTCACGCAAGAAGTCGCCGAGCGGGAAAAGGCCGAAGCGCGCCTGCAGCGCAGCCAGCGCGAGTGGGAAAAGACCTTCGAGGCCATCACCGACGCCGTGGTGATTCGCGATACCCAGGGGCGCCTGCTCAAGATGAACCAGGCGACGCAGCATCTGCTCGGCGAATTGGCCCCCGGGCAGTCCCCGGAGCAGGGCTGCCGCGCTCTTTTCGGGTTCGACAAGCCTGCCTCGGAGTGCCTGTTCTGCCGCATGATCGAAACCCGCGAGGCCCAGTGCGGCGAGCAGCGCCATGAAACGGCCGATCGCTGGTTCCACATCGCTTGTTATCCGCTCTTCGATGATGACCAGACTCTGTGGGGCGGGGTGCTCATCGCCCAGGATGTCAGCGAACAGAAAAAAATGGAGCGCATCAAGGATGAAATGATCTCGTCGGTGAGCCACGAAATGCGCACGCCACTGACGGCCATGCTCGGATTTGTCGAATTCATGCTGGAAAATCCCGTCGATCGCGAGCAGCAGATCGATTTTCTGCAAACCATTCACCGGGAAACCGAGCGCCTCAATGAATTGGTCAGCAACTTTCTCGACCTGCAACGCCTACAGGCACAACTCGAGGCCTATCAGTTTCGTGAAATGGACATCTGCGCCCTGCTGCACGAAACCGCCCACCTGTTCAAGGTCGCCTCGAAAAAGCACCAGGTCAGCATCCAATGCCCCGGACAGCTGCCGACGGTGCGCGTGGACGAGAACCGTCTCCTGCAGGCCCTGAAGAATCTGCTCTCCAATGCCATCAAATATTCCCCCGCCGGCGGCGCGGTGGTGATTGCGGCCCGGCCCGAAGGGGACCATCTGGTCGTCTCGGTGCGCGACCAGGGCATGGGAATCCCCCCTCACGCCCGGGAACGGATCTTTGAACGCTTCTACCGCGCCGACGACAGCAGCAGGCCCATGCCCGGCGGCATCGGCCTGGGCCTGAGCCTGGTGCGCGAGGTCATCAAGGCCCACGGCGGAGAGGTGTGGGTGGAGAGCGAGGAAGGCAAGGGCAGTAAGTTTTATTTCAGTCTGCCGGTGGTGGAAAACAAGGCAGAAAAGGAGAAGGATGAAGGATGA
- a CDS encoding peptide chain release factor 3: protein MKKHNQKEIDRRRTFGIISHPDAGKTTLTEKLLLFGGAIQMAGAVKARKASRHATSDWMAVEQERGISVTSSVMKFNYRDFEINLLDTPGHQDFSEDTYRVLTAVDSAIMVIDSAKGVETQTRKLMEVCRMRNTPIITFINKLDREGREPLDLLADIEETLQIECAPLSWPIGMGKRFKGTYNLYKKELNLFTPGQERVSGEVVTIRDLEDPRLDELLGGQADELRADIELLEGAANPFELKEYLKGNQTPVFFGSAVNNFGVREMLDAFVEVAPAPGPRATETREVSPYEDEFSGFVFKIQANMDPAHRDRIAFLRICSGKFTRGMKVRHHRIGKDVNFSNATIFMAQDRAHVEEAYPGDIIGIHNHGTIKVGDTFSDKELLKFTGIPSFAPEHFRRVRLKNPLKVKQLQKGLLQLSEEGAVQVFRPLFGSDYILGAVGVLQFDVTMARLKAEYGVDAVYEGVDYATARWVACDDRKKLEEFERKNQTNLAWDAEENLTYLAPSEWRLNYVAEQWPGVQFLKTREHA, encoded by the coding sequence GTGAAAAAGCACAACCAGAAAGAAATCGATCGTCGCCGCACTTTCGGCATCATCAGTCACCCCGACGCCGGTAAAACCACCCTTACCGAGAAGCTTCTGCTGTTCGGTGGCGCCATACAGATGGCCGGCGCGGTCAAGGCGCGCAAGGCCTCACGGCATGCCACCAGCGACTGGATGGCCGTGGAGCAGGAGCGCGGCATTTCCGTGACCAGCTCGGTGATGAAGTTCAATTACCGCGATTTCGAGATCAACTTGCTCGACACCCCCGGCCACCAGGATTTCTCCGAGGACACCTACCGCGTGCTCACCGCCGTCGACAGCGCCATCATGGTCATCGACAGCGCCAAGGGCGTCGAAACCCAGACCCGCAAACTGATGGAGGTGTGCCGCATGCGCAACACCCCCATCATCACCTTCATCAACAAGCTCGACCGCGAAGGGCGCGAACCCCTGGATCTGCTCGCCGACATCGAGGAGACCCTGCAGATCGAATGCGCGCCCCTGTCCTGGCCCATCGGCATGGGCAAACGGTTCAAGGGCACCTACAATCTCTACAAAAAGGAACTCAACCTCTTTACTCCCGGGCAGGAGCGGGTGAGCGGCGAGGTGGTGACCATTCGCGATCTCGAGGATCCGCGCCTGGACGAACTGCTCGGCGGCCAGGCCGATGAGCTGCGCGCGGATATCGAGCTGCTGGAGGGCGCGGCCAACCCCTTCGAACTCAAGGAATATCTCAAGGGCAACCAGACGCCGGTTTTTTTCGGCAGCGCAGTCAACAATTTCGGCGTGCGTGAAATGCTCGACGCCTTCGTCGAGGTTGCTCCGGCGCCAGGCCCGCGCGCCACGGAAACCCGCGAGGTTTCTCCCTACGAGGACGAATTCAGCGGCTTCGTGTTTAAGATCCAGGCCAACATGGATCCGGCGCACCGCGACCGCATCGCCTTTCTGCGCATCTGCTCGGGCAAGTTCACCCGCGGCATGAAGGTGCGCCATCACCGCATCGGCAAGGATGTCAATTTCTCCAACGCCACCATCTTCATGGCCCAGGACCGCGCTCACGTGGAAGAGGCCTATCCCGGCGATATCATCGGCATTCACAACCACGGTACCATCAAGGTCGGCGATACCTTCAGCGACAAGGAACTTCTCAAGTTCACCGGCATCCCCAGCTTCGCGCCCGAGCACTTTCGTCGGGTGCGCCTGAAGAATCCCCTCAAGGTCAAGCAGTTGCAGAAAGGTTTGTTGCAGCTCTCCGAGGAGGGCGCGGTGCAGGTGTTTCGCCCCCTGTTCGGCAGCGACTATATTCTCGGTGCGGTCGGAGTACTGCAGTTCGATGTGACCATGGCGCGCCTCAAGGCCGAATATGGCGTCGATGCGGTCTATGAGGGGGTGGATTACGCCACCGCCCGCTGGGTGGCCTGCGATGACCGGAAGAAGCTTGAGGAATTTGAAAGAAAAAACCAGACCAACCTGGCCTGGGATGCCGAGGAGAACCTCACCTACCTGGCGCCGAGTGAATGGCGGCTCAACTACGTCGCCGAGCAGTGGCCCGGCGTGCAGTTTCTAAAAACCCGCGAACATGCGTAA
- a CDS encoding RCKP-type rubredoxin-like domain-containing protein, whose product MAVWQCEKCKTEREGRCKPKKCAKCNEQTVFVKKG is encoded by the coding sequence ATGGCCGTATGGCAGTGTGAGAAATGCAAGACCGAACGCGAGGGCCGCTGCAAACCCAAAAAGTGCGCCAAATGCAACGAGCAGACGGTGTTCGTGAAGAAAGGCTGA
- a CDS encoding YitT family protein: MSKKRDFRYSLAWNLLLIVVGSFIQAIGFKAIAAHHGFVPSGLFGVAALFEYQTGFLNAGFWYLLLNIPMFILGYLLITRRFLGYSFVSMMVISLAYMVVDFHIDIQNQLYAAVVFGVIVGSGAGMVLRSLGSNGGLDVVAVILNQRYNIGVGKTYFAFNFVLFSFSFARLDNDLVIASLIAAFVASVSVEYCLSMFNQRKLCLIISNQGPEIADKVMAKLKVGATFLEGMGAYKKEPRRVLMVVTNNIQLKRLEEIAFTTDPHALFIVENTFSVIGSTFSRRKIY, encoded by the coding sequence TTGAGCAAGAAACGTGATTTCAGATATTCCCTGGCCTGGAACCTGCTCCTGATCGTCGTTGGTTCTTTTATTCAGGCCATCGGCTTCAAAGCCATCGCCGCACACCACGGCTTCGTTCCGAGCGGCCTGTTCGGCGTGGCGGCGCTTTTTGAGTATCAAACCGGTTTCCTCAATGCGGGCTTCTGGTACCTGCTGCTCAACATCCCCATGTTCATCCTCGGCTATCTGCTGATTACGCGGCGCTTTCTCGGCTACAGTTTTGTCTCCATGATGGTCATCTCACTGGCCTACATGGTGGTGGATTTTCACATCGACATTCAGAACCAGCTCTACGCGGCCGTGGTGTTCGGCGTCATCGTCGGCTCGGGCGCGGGGATGGTGCTGCGCTCCCTCGGTTCCAACGGCGGTCTCGACGTGGTGGCGGTGATTCTCAACCAGAGGTACAACATCGGCGTCGGAAAAACCTATTTTGCTTTTAACTTCGTGCTGTTTTCCTTCAGCTTCGCGCGCCTCGACAACGACCTGGTCATCGCCTCGCTGATCGCCGCCTTCGTCGCCTCGGTGTCTGTCGAATACTGTCTGTCGATGTTCAACCAGCGCAAGCTCTGCCTGATCATTTCCAACCAGGGCCCCGAAATCGCCGACAAGGTCATGGCCAAGCTCAAGGTCGGCGCCACCTTTCTCGAAGGCATGGGTGCCTACAAGAAGGAGCCGCGCCGGGTGCTCATGGTGGTGACCAACAACATTCAGCTCAAGCGCCTGGAGGAAATCGCCTTTACCACCGATCCGCACGCGCTGTTCATCGTCGAGAACACCTTCAGTGTCATCGGTTCGACCTTCTCGCGGCGCAAAATTTATTAG
- a CDS encoding osmoprotectant NAGGN system M42 family peptidase has product MQRLSIDLDYLSKQLVHLLNIASPTGYTDQIVHYVGEELERLGIPFELTRRGAIRADLTGRQRSPDRALVVHLDTTGAMVKTLKDNGRLEIVPIGHWSSRFAEGARVSIFTDKGCFRGTVLPLKASGHTFNEEVDTQPVAWNQVEVRVDAVCNNRQDLARQGFNVGDYLAFDAAPELVNGFVNARHLDNKAGVATLLAAAAAVARAGVELPVDCHLLFTISEETGSGASAVLHRDVAEMVSIDNATPAPGQNSRESGVTVAMMDSSGPFDYHLTHKLLGLCREFEILHQRDVFRYYRCDSASAVEAGNDIRTALVCFGVDASHGYERTHLNALRSLAELISLYMQSDPTFLRDRDELGALRGFPHQGDTLERR; this is encoded by the coding sequence ATGCAAAGACTTTCCATCGACCTTGATTATCTGTCCAAGCAACTGGTGCATTTGCTCAACATTGCCAGCCCCACGGGTTACACCGACCAGATTGTCCATTACGTCGGCGAAGAACTGGAGCGGCTCGGCATCCCCTTTGAGTTGACGCGACGCGGCGCCATCCGTGCCGATCTCACGGGCCGCCAGCGCAGCCCCGATCGCGCGCTGGTGGTGCATCTCGACACCACCGGGGCCATGGTCAAAACCCTCAAGGACAATGGGCGATTGGAAATCGTGCCCATCGGCCACTGGTCGAGTCGTTTTGCCGAGGGCGCGCGGGTGAGCATTTTTACCGACAAGGGTTGCTTTCGCGGCACGGTCCTGCCTCTCAAGGCCTCGGGGCACACCTTCAACGAAGAGGTCGATACGCAGCCGGTGGCCTGGAACCAGGTCGAGGTGCGGGTCGACGCGGTCTGCAACAATCGCCAGGATTTGGCGCGCCAGGGCTTCAACGTGGGGGATTATCTGGCCTTTGATGCCGCCCCGGAACTGGTCAACGGATTTGTCAACGCACGCCACCTGGACAACAAGGCCGGGGTGGCCACTTTGCTGGCCGCGGCGGCCGCGGTAGCGCGTGCCGGGGTCGAGCTGCCGGTGGATTGCCATCTGCTGTTCACCATTTCCGAAGAAACCGGCTCGGGCGCCTCGGCCGTGCTGCATCGCGACGTAGCGGAAATGGTCAGCATCGACAACGCCACCCCTGCTCCGGGGCAGAATTCGCGCGAATCGGGAGTGACCGTGGCGATGATGGATTCCAGCGGCCCCTTCGACTATCACCTCACCCACAAACTGCTCGGCTTGTGCCGCGAGTTTGAAATCCTCCACCAACGCGATGTGTTTCGCTATTACCGCTGCGACAGCGCTTCGGCGGTGGAGGCCGGCAACGATATCCGCACCGCGCTGGTCTGTTTCGGCGTTGACGCCTCCCACGGCTATGAGCGCACCCACCTCAATGCCCTGCGCTCCCTGGCCGAGTTGATCAGTCTGTACATGCAGAGCGACCCCACGTTCCTGCGCGACCGCGACGAACTCGGCGCCCTGCGCGGCTTTCCCCATCAGGGCGACACCCTGGAGCGGCGCTGA
- the ngg gene encoding N-acetylglutaminylglutamine synthetase: MADKKNRRHRFERLHSPTLRSWTEPSGPQARKLPQAAEIDCGWGRLIFAHTFSDPQGLADALCHEERGRRDVALYVPDPHVVLSKRPQELFLDPSDTYRLWLSDYRPAAMPPRGFVVRRLQSEAEAAEINRIYAARQMVPVDPDFVWRHRGSRVLTYLVAVDEVSGEIIGTATGVDHRNAFADPENGSSLWCLAVAPQSPHPGVGQALTEYLAGHFLARGRAFMDLSVLHENRQAIALYAKMGFQRIPAFCIKHKNPINEPLFMGPSVSETLNPYAAIIVDEARRRGIVVEILDAANGFFALSHGGRTVHCRESLSQLTDAVAMSRCDDKEVTWRILQYAGLRLPRQRQAGDAADNAAFLAECGALVVKPARGEQGKGVCVNLRTLDEVTEAVEKARQICAKVLLEEYVPGQDLRVIVIDFAVVAAAVRRPPCVVGNGRHTVRELIEKQSRRRAAATGGESTIPLDAETERCVMASGHRMDEVLPAQKLLTVRDTANLHTGATIHDLTDQVHPELKQAAVAAARALDIPVVGLDFIVPKGVDSPEYVIIEANERPGLANHEPAPTAQRFIDLLFPQTVR, encoded by the coding sequence ATGGCCGATAAGAAAAACCGCCGGCACCGTTTCGAGCGGCTGCATTCACCAACCTTGCGCAGCTGGACCGAGCCCTCGGGCCCCCAGGCCAGAAAGTTGCCCCAAGCGGCCGAAATCGACTGCGGCTGGGGGCGGCTGATCTTCGCCCACACCTTCAGCGATCCGCAGGGCCTGGCCGACGCCCTTTGTCATGAGGAACGCGGTCGGCGCGACGTCGCTCTCTACGTGCCCGATCCTCATGTGGTGCTGTCCAAGCGACCGCAGGAGCTTTTTCTTGATCCCTCCGACACCTACCGGCTGTGGCTGAGCGACTACCGGCCCGCCGCCATGCCCCCGCGCGGGTTCGTGGTGCGGCGCCTTCAGAGTGAAGCCGAAGCCGCCGAGATCAACCGCATCTACGCCGCGCGCCAGATGGTGCCGGTGGACCCGGATTTTGTCTGGCGCCACCGTGGCTCCCGGGTGCTTACTTATCTGGTGGCCGTCGATGAGGTTTCGGGGGAGATCATCGGCACCGCCACCGGCGTGGATCACCGCAACGCCTTCGCCGATCCGGAAAACGGCTCAAGCCTCTGGTGTCTGGCGGTTGCCCCGCAGTCGCCCCATCCGGGGGTGGGCCAAGCCTTGACGGAATATCTGGCCGGACATTTTCTGGCTCGCGGCCGCGCCTTCATGGATCTTTCGGTGTTGCATGAAAACCGCCAGGCCATCGCCCTTTACGCGAAAATGGGCTTTCAGCGCATTCCGGCGTTCTGCATCAAGCACAAAAATCCCATCAACGAACCGCTGTTCATGGGGCCCTCGGTCAGTGAAACCCTCAATCCCTACGCCGCGATCATTGTCGATGAGGCGCGCCGGCGCGGCATCGTGGTCGAGATCCTCGACGCCGCCAACGGCTTTTTCGCCCTCAGTCACGGCGGGCGCACCGTTCACTGTCGGGAGTCGCTTTCCCAGTTGACCGACGCCGTGGCCATGAGCCGCTGCGACGACAAGGAGGTCACCTGGCGGATTCTTCAGTATGCCGGATTGCGTTTGCCGCGCCAGCGCCAGGCCGGCGATGCGGCTGACAACGCGGCCTTTCTTGCCGAATGCGGTGCCCTGGTGGTCAAGCCGGCGCGCGGTGAACAGGGCAAGGGGGTGTGCGTGAATCTGCGCACTCTCGATGAGGTGACGGAGGCGGTCGAGAAGGCACGACAAATCTGCGCCAAGGTGCTTCTCGAGGAGTACGTGCCGGGCCAGGATCTGCGCGTCATCGTCATTGATTTCGCGGTGGTGGCCGCCGCCGTGCGTCGGCCGCCATGCGTGGTAGGCAATGGACGCCACACCGTGCGCGAACTGATCGAAAAGCAAAGTCGCCGTCGGGCCGCGGCTACGGGCGGGGAAAGCACCATCCCCCTGGATGCGGAAACCGAGCGCTGCGTGATGGCGTCCGGCCACCGCATGGATGAAGTGCTGCCTGCCCAGAAGCTGCTCACCGTACGCGACACCGCCAACCTGCACACCGGTGCCACTATCCATGACCTGACCGACCAGGTGCACCCTGAACTCAAGCAGGCGGCCGTTGCCGCCGCGCGTGCCTTGGACATCCCGGTGGTCGGTCTGGATTTCATCGTGCCCAAGGGTGTGGATTCGCCCGAATACGTCATTATCGAAGCCAACGAGCGGCCCGGCCTGGCCAACCATGAACCGGCGCCCACCGCCCAGCGATTCATCGACCTGCTGTTTCCGCAGACGGTGCGCTAG
- a CDS encoding N-acetylglutaminylglutamine amidotransferase, with the protein MCGICGDIRFDGAIADLAAVSAMTSHMVPRGPDAAGVWSQKQLAFGHRRLKIIDLSEKAQQPMFDAELGLGIVYNGAIYNYPELRRELETKGYRFFSRGDTEVLLKAYHAWGEDFVQRLNGMFAFALWERDSGRVLLGRDRLGIKPLYYAEVEGGLRLASSLPALLAAGGVDTRIDPVALHYYLSFHAVVPAPHTILRGVRKLAPGHTLRVEPQSLGEAKCFWEPRFERQPGDATRPFEEWRELVLDGVTRAVRRRLLADVPVGALLSGGLDSSLIVGLLAEQGQKGLKTYSVGFESVGEEKGDEFQYSDLIAAHYGTEHHRIFVDSARLLPALGQAVGAMSEPMISHDAVGFYLLSEEVSKDVKVVQSGQGADEVFAGYHWYPPLLDSRDPVADYCRVFCDRDHAEMAGLIHPDLLGDDHARAFVAEHFARPGASDGVDKALRLDTTIMLVDDPVKRVDNMTMAWGLEARVPFLDHELVELAARIPARYKVAEGGKYVLKEAARQVIPAAVIDRPKGYFPVPALKYIRGPYLEFVRDILQRPEARRRGLFQPAAVERLLAEPERHITPLRGSKLWQVALLEYWLQLRGI; encoded by the coding sequence ATGTGTGGAATTTGCGGCGACATACGTTTCGACGGTGCGATTGCGGACCTGGCGGCCGTTTCCGCCATGACCTCGCACATGGTCCCGCGCGGTCCCGACGCCGCGGGGGTCTGGAGCCAGAAACAGCTCGCCTTCGGGCACCGGCGCCTGAAAATCATCGATTTGAGCGAAAAGGCCCAGCAGCCCATGTTCGACGCCGAATTGGGGCTGGGCATCGTCTACAACGGCGCCATCTACAACTATCCCGAACTGCGCCGGGAGTTGGAGACCAAGGGCTATCGCTTTTTTTCCCGCGGCGACACGGAAGTGCTGCTCAAGGCTTATCACGCCTGGGGCGAGGATTTCGTGCAGCGTCTCAACGGCATGTTCGCCTTCGCCCTGTGGGAGCGTGACAGCGGGCGGGTGCTGCTGGGGCGCGACCGGCTCGGGATCAAGCCCCTCTACTATGCCGAGGTCGAGGGCGGTCTGCGCCTGGCCAGTTCGTTGCCGGCGCTGCTTGCCGCCGGTGGCGTCGACACGCGCATCGATCCGGTCGCCCTGCATTATTACCTGAGCTTTCATGCCGTGGTGCCGGCGCCGCACACCATCTTGCGCGGAGTCCGCAAGCTGGCCCCGGGCCACACCCTGCGCGTCGAGCCGCAGAGTCTTGGAGAGGCGAAATGCTTCTGGGAGCCGCGCTTCGAACGCCAACCCGGCGACGCGACCCGTCCCTTCGAGGAATGGCGCGAACTGGTTCTCGACGGGGTCACGCGCGCCGTGCGCCGGCGTTTGCTCGCGGACGTGCCGGTGGGGGCGCTGCTCTCCGGCGGGCTGGATTCGAGCCTGATCGTCGGGTTGCTGGCCGAGCAGGGACAAAAGGGGCTCAAGACCTACTCGGTGGGATTTGAGAGCGTCGGAGAAGAAAAGGGCGATGAATTTCAGTATTCGGATCTCATCGCCGCCCATTACGGCACCGAGCATCATCGGATTTTCGTCGACAGCGCGCGCCTGCTGCCCGCTCTCGGCCAGGCGGTGGGGGCCATGTCCGAACCCATGATCAGCCATGACGCGGTGGGATTTTACCTGCTCTCCGAGGAGGTCAGCAAGGATGTCAAGGTGGTGCAGAGCGGTCAGGGCGCCGATGAGGTATTCGCCGGCTATCACTGGTATCCGCCCCTGCTGGACAGCCGCGATCCCGTCGCCGATTACTGCCGGGTGTTTTGCGACCGCGACCACGCCGAGATGGCCGGCCTGATTCATCCCGACCTGCTCGGAGACGATCACGCCCGCGCCTTTGTCGCGGAACATTTCGCGCGCCCCGGCGCTTCCGACGGCGTTGATAAGGCCCTGCGGCTCGATACCACCATCATGCTGGTCGATGATCCCGTCAAGCGGGTGGACAATATGACCATGGCCTGGGGCCTGGAGGCGCGGGTCCCGTTTCTCGATCATGAACTGGTGGAACTGGCGGCGCGCATTCCGGCGCGCTACAAGGTCGCCGAAGGGGGCAAGTATGTGCTCAAGGAGGCAGCGCGCCAGGTTATCCCCGCGGCGGTGATCGACCGCCCCAAGGGTTATTTTCCGGTCCCTGCGCTCAAATACATTCGCGGTCCCTACCTGGAATTTGTCCGCGATATCCTGCAACGTCCCGAGGCGCGCCGCCGCGGCCTGTTCCAGCCCGCGGCCGTGGAGCGGCTGCTCGCCGAGCCCGAGCGGCATATTACACCCCTGCGCGGCTCCAAGCTCTGGCAGGTAGCGCTGCTGGAATACTGGCTGCAATTGCGTGGCATCTGA
- the malQ gene encoding 4-alpha-glucanotransferase, with protein sequence MTLTRSSGILLHPTSLPGPGPIGSLGAEAYAFVDFLADTGQSVWQILPLNPTGYGDSPYSAFSAFAGNPLLVSLAELVAWGDLDRKDLPHAPPHSPYRVDFGRAHQEKESLLRKAAQRFRAQASPERRQAFDAFCAEQGYWLHDYVLYRALREKFEDRPWNLWPKALRSRDGQALEKAHQELQEDLHWRRYAQFVFFTQWFALKTYANEQGIRIFGDIPIFVAFDSVDVWANQHLFHLDTEGNPTIVAGVPPDYFSATGQRWGNPLYRWERMAAQGYSWWIARFRWNLTQTDLVRIDHFRGFEACWAIPAEEETAVNGEWTEGPRDGIFQALNQALGEVPIIAEDLGLITPEVEALRDRFGFPGMKILQFAFGGEPDNPYLPHNLERNSLVYTGTHDNNTTLGWWQELSKKEKDEVRAYLGHGLRDMPWDLNRAAMAAVSNLCILPMQDILGLGGEGRMNLPGEGTGNWDWRFAEEQLSDAVRQRLGEMTRRYGRAPQGWACRL encoded by the coding sequence ATGACCCTGACCCGCTCCAGCGGCATTCTGCTGCATCCCACCTCCTTGCCGGGTCCCGGCCCCATCGGTTCCCTGGGCGCCGAGGCCTACGCCTTCGTCGACTTTCTCGCCGATACGGGCCAGAGCGTCTGGCAGATTCTGCCCTTGAATCCCACCGGCTACGGTGATTCACCCTACAGCGCGTTCTCGGCCTTTGCCGGCAATCCGCTGCTCGTCTCCCTGGCGGAGTTGGTCGCCTGGGGCGATCTGGACCGCAAGGATCTGCCGCACGCGCCGCCGCACAGCCCCTACCGGGTCGATTTCGGCCGCGCTCATCAGGAGAAGGAAAGCCTGCTGCGCAAGGCCGCGCAGCGCTTTCGCGCCCAGGCCTCGCCCGAACGACGCCAGGCTTTCGACGCCTTCTGCGCGGAGCAGGGCTACTGGCTGCACGACTATGTGCTGTATCGCGCCCTGCGGGAAAAGTTCGAGGACCGACCGTGGAACCTTTGGCCCAAGGCGTTGCGCAGTCGCGACGGGCAGGCCCTGGAGAAGGCGCATCAGGAGTTGCAGGAGGATCTGCATTGGCGCCGCTACGCCCAATTCGTCTTTTTCACCCAATGGTTCGCCTTGAAGACCTACGCCAACGAGCAAGGCATCCGCATCTTCGGCGACATCCCCATCTTCGTGGCCTTCGATTCGGTGGACGTCTGGGCCAATCAGCACCTCTTTCACCTCGACACGGAGGGCAACCCCACCATCGTCGCCGGCGTTCCCCCCGACTATTTCAGCGCCACCGGGCAGCGTTGGGGCAATCCCCTGTACCGTTGGGAGCGGATGGCCGCTCAGGGCTATTCCTGGTGGATCGCGCGCTTTCGCTGGAATCTGACCCAGACCGATCTGGTGCGCATCGACCACTTCCGCGGCTTTGAAGCCTGCTGGGCGATTCCCGCCGAGGAGGAAACGGCCGTCAACGGTGAGTGGACCGAAGGGCCGCGCGACGGTATTTTTCAAGCTCTCAACCAGGCTCTGGGAGAGGTCCCCATCATCGCCGAGGATCTCGGGCTCATCACTCCCGAGGTCGAGGCCCTGCGCGACCGCTTCGGCTTTCCCGGCATGAAAATTCTCCAGTTCGCCTTCGGCGGCGAGCCCGACAACCCCTATCTGCCCCACAACCTGGAGCGCAACAGCCTGGTCTATACCGGCACCCACGACAACAACACCACCCTGGGCTGGTGGCAGGAGTTGAGCAAAAAAGAAAAGGACGAGGTGCGCGCCTATTTGGGCCACGGCCTGCGCGACATGCCCTGGGATCTCAACCGCGCGGCCATGGCGGCGGTCTCCAACCTGTGCATTCTGCCCATGCAGGACATTCTCGGACTCGGTGGCGAGGGCCGCATGAACCTGCCCGGCGAGGGCACGGGCAACTGGGACTGGCGCTTTGCCGAGGAGCAGCTCAGCGATGCCGTCCGGCAACGACTCGGTGAGATGACGCGCCGCTACGGGCGGGCCCCGCAAGGATGGGCCTGTCGTCTATGA